In the Thermodesulfovibrio yellowstonii DSM 11347 genome, one interval contains:
- the rapZ gene encoding RNase adapter RapZ translates to MNFDKFIVIVTGLSGGGKTVTLRTLEDIGFFCVDNLPPPIVLEFLGMLNEYSSFKNIAIGIDIRVQQFLEKATELIKRIKDIYKIEVLFLEADDDTILLRYKETRRPHPLSTHYNDLHKAIKQERELLYPLRCLSDRIIDTSNLNPHELKFLIRSMYGAEKISPSITIISFGYKKGIPANADLIFDARFLPNPYFIPSLTDLNGKDKPVKDFVLKQNETIEFLTYIKNFLSFAVSGYKREGRAYVTIAIGCTGGRHRSVVLVEEIADYLRSLSLNPVVIHRDL, encoded by the coding sequence TTGAATTTTGACAAATTCATAGTAATAGTAACAGGACTTTCAGGAGGAGGCAAGACAGTTACGCTCCGAACCTTAGAGGATATTGGTTTTTTCTGTGTTGATAACTTACCGCCTCCTATTGTATTAGAATTTCTGGGGATGTTGAATGAATATAGTAGTTTTAAAAATATTGCAATTGGAATTGATATCAGAGTCCAGCAATTCTTGGAAAAAGCAACAGAACTTATCAAAAGAATAAAAGATATTTATAAAATAGAAGTTTTATTTCTTGAGGCTGATGATGATACGATTCTCTTGAGATATAAAGAAACAAGAAGACCTCATCCCCTTTCAACTCATTATAACGATTTACATAAGGCAATCAAACAGGAAAGGGAGTTGTTGTATCCTTTGAGATGTTTGTCAGACAGAATAATTGATACATCAAATTTAAATCCTCATGAACTAAAATTTTTAATTCGCTCAATGTATGGAGCAGAAAAGATATCACCTTCAATAACTATTATTTCTTTTGGCTACAAAAAAGGTATTCCTGCCAATGCTGACTTAATATTTGACGCAAGATTTTTACCCAATCCATATTTTATCCCTTCTTTAACAGACCTTAATGGCAAAGATAAGCCAGTAAAAGATTTTGTATTAAAACAAAATGAAACAATTGAGTTTTTGACATATATCAAGAATTTTTTGAGTTTTGCGGTTTCAGGTTATAAAAGAGAAGGAAGAGCTTATGTAACAATAGCTATTGGATGCACTGGAGGAAGACACAGATCAGTGGTCTTAGTAGAAGAAATAGCAGATTACTTGAGAAGCCTTTCTCTTAATCCAGTTGTTATTCATAGGGATTTATAA
- a CDS encoding ATP synthase F0 subunit B, with the protein MLEFNNWFFVLMVQFFILMFILNAILFKPMMELFRQREQTIKGALEEAQLMNEKKEKAIAQMNADLAQAKAQAKQIINALREEGLAYQREVVSNAEKEAVQMIEKARAEVKAETDKIRNMLRQEVERLSEEIVNKLVKA; encoded by the coding sequence ATGTTAGAGTTCAACAATTGGTTTTTTGTATTAATGGTTCAATTTTTTATTTTAATGTTTATTCTTAATGCTATTCTGTTTAAACCCATGATGGAGCTTTTCAGGCAGAGAGAACAAACAATTAAAGGCGCTCTTGAAGAAGCTCAACTTATGAACGAGAAGAAAGAAAAAGCGATTGCTCAGATGAATGCAGATTTAGCTCAAGCAAAAGCTCAGGCAAAGCAGATTATTAATGCCTTAAGGGAGGAAGGGCTTGCTTATCAGAGAGAGGTTGTTTCTAATGCTGAAAAAGAAGCTGTTCAGATGATTGAAAAAGCCAGGGCAGAAGTTAAAGCAGAAACAGACAAAATCAGAAATATGCTTAGACAAGAAGTTGAAAGGCTCTCTGAAGAAATTGTTAATAAACTGGTAAAGGCTTAA
- the atpF gene encoding F0F1 ATP synthase subunit B, whose protein sequence is MKGKMLLIFMMIVMIASSAMAAEAEHAGGDLKDWAFKVINFAILVFIIVKFLGKPIKNYFAQRKELIEKSIRESQEAKELAQKALQEVEEKLKLKDKEVQDILDTAKKIGEQEKIQIVQESEKLKEKILEQAKTNIEFEVKMAKDALRLEAAELAIQLSEQKLKEKITPEEQEKLLQESIKIIEGRKN, encoded by the coding sequence ATGAAAGGGAAAATGCTTTTAATATTCATGATGATAGTAATGATTGCATCTTCAGCAATGGCAGCAGAAGCAGAACATGCAGGAGGCGACTTAAAAGATTGGGCATTTAAGGTAATCAACTTTGCTATACTGGTTTTTATAATTGTTAAATTTTTAGGCAAACCTATCAAAAATTATTTTGCACAGAGAAAAGAGTTAATTGAAAAGAGCATTCGTGAGTCACAGGAAGCTAAGGAACTTGCTCAAAAAGCACTTCAAGAGGTAGAAGAAAAGCTTAAATTAAAAGATAAAGAAGTGCAAGATATTTTAGATACAGCTAAGAAGATTGGTGAGCAGGAAAAAATACAGATTGTTCAAGAGAGTGAAAAATTAAAAGAGAAAATTCTTGAGCAGGCAAAGACAAACATAGAGTTTGAAGTGAAGATGGCTAAGGATGCTTTGAGGCTTGAGGCTGCTGAGCTTGCAATTCAGTTAAGTGAGCAGAAATTAAAGGAGAAAATAACTCCTGAAGAGCAGGAAAAGCTTCTTCAGGAATCAATAAAAATAATAGAGGGGCGGAAAAATTGA
- the atpH gene encoding ATP synthase F1 subunit delta: protein MRKVRGAKAKKYAKQFLSLVNIDQVPEIVSKLETVVMLMQKEKQFRNMLTSPSFKDEERVGVIGYLCEKLGLPEETKKFLNFLSIEGVLIGLGEIVRYINALYLEAKKKVKGIVTSAVELPENIKQKIVESLKAITGRDVELQYEIDPSLIGGVRVKVGSTMYDLSIKGQLGLLRDKLIKG, encoded by the coding sequence TTGAGAAAGGTAAGAGGTGCAAAGGCAAAAAAATATGCTAAACAATTTTTAAGCCTGGTGAATATTGACCAGGTACCAGAAATTGTCTCTAAGTTGGAAACAGTTGTAATGCTTATGCAGAAGGAAAAGCAGTTCAGGAATATGCTTACTTCACCTTCTTTTAAGGACGAAGAGAGAGTTGGAGTCATTGGTTATCTTTGTGAAAAATTAGGGCTTCCAGAAGAAACAAAGAAATTCCTAAACTTTCTTAGTATTGAAGGGGTGCTGATAGGTTTGGGTGAGATTGTAAGATACATTAATGCGCTCTATCTGGAAGCTAAGAAGAAGGTTAAGGGAATTGTAACCTCAGCAGTAGAACTTCCCGAAAATATCAAGCAAAAGATTGTTGAATCACTTAAGGCAATTACAGGCAGAGATGTGGAATTGCAATATGAGATTGATCCTTCATTAATAGGTGGAGTAAGAGTTAAAGTTGGAAGCACAATGTATGATTTGAGTATAAAAGGCCAGTTGGGTCTTTTAAGAGATAAGCTTATAAAGGGGTGA
- the atpA gene encoding F0F1 ATP synthase subunit alpha — MELKMEEISEYLKKQIADFEKKADVSEVGIVTSIGDGVARIYGLDNCMASEMLELPNGVYGMALNLEEDNVGAILFGDDRLVKEGDLVKRTGRVMETPVGEELIGRVVNAIGIPIDGKGPINAKTSRKVDVIAPGIIKRQPVKEPLQTGLKAIDAMIPIGRGQRELVIGDRQTGKTAILLDTIINQKGQNCICIYVACGQRRQSVVQVVETLKKYGAMDHTIVVAATASEPASMQYLAPYVGCAMGEYFRDKGMHALVCYDDLTKQAYAYRQVSLILRRPPGREAYPGDVFYLHSRLLERAAKLSDAEGGGSLTALPVIETQAGDVSGYIPTNVISITDGQIYLEPELFYAGVRPAINVGLSVSRVGGAAQIKAMKQVAGMLRLDLAQYRELAAFAQFAADLDKATRALLERGQRMVELLKQDQYVPMPVEDQIMLIFAGTQGHLDDLPVSAIKAFEQGFLSFIRSQKEDIRKEIREKKELDDTLKQKITDAILEFKKTFQP; from the coding sequence ATGGAACTTAAGATGGAAGAAATTAGCGAGTACCTTAAAAAGCAGATTGCTGACTTCGAGAAGAAAGCTGATGTCAGCGAAGTGGGAATAGTTACCTCTATCGGTGACGGAGTTGCGAGAATCTATGGATTAGATAACTGCATGGCCTCTGAAATGTTAGAGCTTCCAAATGGTGTTTATGGAATGGCTCTTAACCTTGAAGAGGACAATGTAGGTGCTATTCTTTTTGGTGATGATAGGCTTGTTAAAGAGGGAGACCTTGTTAAGAGAACTGGAAGAGTTATGGAAACACCTGTTGGAGAGGAACTCATTGGAAGAGTAGTTAATGCAATCGGTATTCCAATTGATGGTAAAGGTCCAATTAATGCAAAGACTTCAAGAAAGGTTGACGTTATTGCTCCAGGAATTATTAAACGTCAGCCTGTTAAAGAACCTCTTCAAACAGGTCTTAAGGCAATAGATGCAATGATTCCTATAGGTAGAGGACAGAGAGAGCTTGTTATTGGTGACCGTCAAACAGGTAAAACAGCTATTTTGCTTGACACGATAATAAATCAAAAAGGTCAGAACTGTATATGTATATATGTTGCCTGCGGTCAGAGACGTCAGAGCGTAGTTCAGGTTGTTGAAACTCTGAAAAAATATGGTGCAATGGACCACACAATAGTTGTTGCAGCAACCGCTTCTGAGCCTGCATCCATGCAGTATCTTGCTCCTTATGTTGGCTGCGCAATGGGTGAATATTTCAGAGATAAAGGAATGCATGCATTGGTATGTTATGATGACCTTACAAAACAGGCTTATGCTTATAGACAGGTTTCATTGATTTTAAGAAGACCACCAGGAAGAGAAGCTTATCCTGGTGACGTTTTCTATCTCCACTCAAGATTGCTTGAAAGAGCAGCAAAACTCTCAGATGCAGAGGGCGGAGGTTCACTTACTGCATTGCCTGTTATTGAAACCCAGGCAGGTGACGTTTCTGGATATATTCCAACAAACGTTATTTCCATTACAGATGGTCAGATATATCTTGAGCCAGAGCTTTTCTATGCAGGTGTTCGTCCTGCTATTAACGTCGGTCTTTCAGTTAGCCGTGTCGGTGGAGCAGCACAGATCAAAGCAATGAAACAAGTTGCGGGTATGCTAAGACTTGACCTTGCACAATACAGAGAGCTTGCAGCATTTGCTCAGTTTGCTGCAGACCTTGATAAAGCAACAAGAGCACTTCTTGAAAGAGGACAGAGAATGGTTGAACTGCTTAAGCAGGATCAATATGTTCCAATGCCTGTAGAAGACCAGATAATGCTTATATTTGCTGGAACTCAAGGACATCTTGATGATTTACCAGTTTCTGCTATTAAAGCTTTTGAACAGGGATTCTTAAGCTTCATTAGAAGCCAGAAAGAAGACATCAGAAAGGAAATCAGGGAAAAGAAAGAACTTGATGATACATTGAAACAGAAAATTACTGATGCTATCTTAGAGTTTAAGAAGACTTTTCAGCCTTAA
- the atpG gene encoding ATP synthase F1 subunit gamma, translating into MPTLRDIRKKIKAIQGTKKITSAMKMVAAAKLRKVQDSMLRYRPYATKMQQVLSDLAGAVETRGDVPPLLLRRPIKNVEVLVITSDKGLCGAFNTNILRVAAKEIDRLKKEGLNVTISVVGRKARDYFKRREIPLKNIWTGISGKLQYAHAQMITQEMINSYVSEAVDEVVVIYNEFKSVIAQRVVINRILPVGRIASEPSEQPVFIPFTYEPRAPELFAMLLPIYIEIQIYRALLESQAAEEAARMTAMDNATKNCDELIKKTTLIANKVRQASITKELMDIVGGVEALKQSEG; encoded by the coding sequence ATGCCAACATTAAGAGATATAAGGAAAAAAATAAAAGCAATACAGGGAACAAAAAAGATTACCTCTGCCATGAAGATGGTGGCAGCAGCCAAGCTCCGTAAAGTTCAGGATAGCATGCTTAGGTATAGACCTTATGCTACCAAAATGCAACAGGTTTTATCTGATCTGGCTGGAGCAGTTGAGACAAGAGGTGATGTTCCGCCATTGCTTTTAAGAAGACCTATAAAGAATGTAGAAGTACTGGTTATTACATCTGACAAAGGACTTTGTGGAGCTTTTAATACAAATATATTGAGAGTTGCAGCAAAAGAAATAGACCGCCTAAAAAAAGAAGGCTTGAATGTTACAATTTCAGTTGTTGGCAGAAAAGCAAGAGATTATTTTAAAAGAAGAGAAATTCCGTTAAAAAATATATGGACAGGAATTTCAGGAAAACTTCAATATGCTCATGCTCAGATGATAACACAGGAAATGATTAACTCATATGTAAGTGAAGCTGTGGATGAGGTAGTAGTTATCTATAACGAATTTAAGTCTGTAATAGCTCAAAGGGTTGTAATTAATAGAATTCTACCAGTGGGAAGAATAGCTTCTGAGCCTTCGGAACAGCCAGTATTTATTCCATTTACATATGAGCCGAGAGCACCTGAATTGTTTGCAATGCTTCTTCCAATTTATATAGAAATCCAGATTTATAGAGCACTCTTGGAATCGCAAGCAGCGGAAGAAGCAGCAAGAATGACTGCAATGGACAATGCAACAAAGAACTGTGACGAGTTGATAAAAAAGACCACTTTAATAGCCAACAAGGTCAGACAGGCATCAATTACAAAAGAGCTTATGGATATAGTTGGTGGCGTAGAAGCTTTAAAACAAAGTGAAGGATAA
- the atpD gene encoding F0F1 ATP synthase subunit beta: protein MNVGKVVQVIGTVVDCEFEGQLPEVLNALKIEEPGDPAKGIPELHLTLEVAMHLGENRVRTIAMGSTDGLVRGMKVVDTGAPITVPVGKPVLGRIINVIGEPVDEMGPIQAQDKYPIHISAPEFTEQSPTTQQFETGVKVFDLLVPFVRGGKMGMFGGAGVGKTVIIMEMIHNIAMKHGGVSVFAGVGERTREGNDLYLEMKHSGVLPQVALVYGQMNEPPGVRARIALTALTVAEYFRDQGQDVLIFIDNIFRYTLAGSEVSALLGRMPSAVGYQPTLSTEMGALQERITTTAKGSITSMQAIYVPADDLTDPAVAAVFAHLDGTVVLSRQIAELGIYPAVDPLDSTSRILDPRVVGDEHYQVARGVQSVLQRYKELQDIIAILGIEELSEDDKLTVARARKLQRFLSQPFHVAETFTGTPGKYVKLEDTIKGFKAILDGKYDDLPEQAFYMVGPIEEVEEKAKKMGYTRQV, encoded by the coding sequence ATGAACGTAGGTAAAGTAGTACAGGTTATCGGAACAGTTGTTGACTGCGAGTTTGAAGGGCAGCTACCGGAAGTTTTGAATGCTCTGAAAATAGAGGAACCTGGCGATCCTGCTAAGGGTATTCCAGAGCTTCATTTAACACTGGAAGTTGCAATGCATCTTGGAGAAAATAGAGTTAGAACAATTGCTATGGGTTCAACAGATGGACTTGTCAGAGGAATGAAAGTAGTTGATACAGGTGCGCCAATTACAGTTCCTGTTGGTAAACCTGTTCTTGGAAGGATTATAAATGTTATTGGTGAACCTGTTGATGAGATGGGACCAATTCAGGCACAGGATAAATATCCAATTCATATATCAGCTCCTGAATTTACCGAACAATCTCCAACTACCCAGCAGTTTGAGACAGGCGTTAAAGTTTTTGACCTTCTTGTCCCCTTTGTTAGAGGTGGAAAAATGGGAATGTTCGGTGGAGCAGGCGTTGGTAAGACGGTTATTATTATGGAAATGATTCACAACATCGCTATGAAGCATGGTGGTGTTTCTGTTTTTGCAGGTGTTGGAGAAAGAACCCGTGAAGGAAATGACCTTTATCTTGAAATGAAGCATTCTGGAGTTTTGCCACAGGTTGCGCTTGTTTATGGACAGATGAATGAGCCACCTGGTGTTAGGGCAAGAATTGCTCTTACAGCTTTGACAGTTGCAGAATACTTCAGAGATCAAGGACAGGACGTTCTCATATTCATAGATAACATCTTTAGATACACCCTTGCTGGTAGCGAAGTTTCCGCACTTCTTGGAAGAATGCCATCCGCAGTTGGTTATCAGCCAACGCTTTCAACAGAAATGGGTGCTTTGCAGGAAAGAATAACCACAACAGCAAAAGGCTCTATTACATCCATGCAGGCAATTTACGTTCCTGCAGATGACTTAACAGACCCTGCAGTTGCAGCAGTTTTTGCTCACCTTGACGGTACAGTCGTTCTTTCCCGTCAGATTGCAGAGCTTGGTATTTATCCTGCTGTTGACCCGCTTGATTCTACAAGCCGAATTCTTGATCCAAGAGTAGTTGGTGACGAGCATTATCAGGTTGCAAGAGGTGTTCAGTCAGTACTCCAGAGATACAAAGAGTTGCAAGACATTATAGCAATTCTCGGTATAGAAGAGCTTTCAGAAGATGATAAGCTCACTGTTGCAAGAGCAAGAAAGCTTCAGAGATTTCTAAGCCAGCCATTCCATGTTGCAGAAACATTTACAGGAACTCCCGGAAAATATGTAAAACTTGAAGATACAATAAAAGGATTCAAAGCAATTCTTGATGGAAAATATGATGACCTGCCAGAGCAGGCATTCTACATGGTTGGACCAATTGAGGAAGTTGAGGAGAAAGCTAAGAAGATGGGATACACAAGACAGGTTTAA
- a CDS encoding F0F1 ATP synthase subunit epsilon, with the protein MENKLKLEVITPYGEVINEEVDEVYTTGAEGDFGVFPGHCAFMTAIRIGSLSYKKDGQMHYLFVNRGYCEVLNDRVLVLVGSAERVEEIDVERAKAALARAEERLRKAQAGETDIDLARAQAALERATIRIQLATKLIPR; encoded by the coding sequence ATGGAAAACAAATTGAAGTTAGAAGTTATAACTCCCTATGGAGAAGTAATAAACGAAGAAGTTGATGAGGTTTATACTACAGGCGCGGAAGGAGATTTTGGAGTATTTCCAGGGCATTGTGCCTTTATGACAGCTATAAGAATTGGCTCTCTTTCATATAAAAAAGATGGGCAGATGCATTATCTTTTTGTTAATAGAGGATACTGCGAAGTGCTAAATGATAGAGTTCTGGTATTGGTTGGAAGTGCTGAGAGAGTTGAAGAGATTGATGTAGAAAGAGCAAAAGCAGCTTTAGCACGTGCAGAGGAAAGACTTCGTAAGGCTCAGGCTGGTGAGACAGATATTGATCTTGCCAGGGCACAAGCAGCTTTGGAAAGAGCAACAATAAGAATTCAGCTTGCTACAAAACTTATACCAAGATAA
- a CDS encoding putative sulfate exporter family transporter, which translates to MAEQKKGVSEDWLAFWLAIVIFLISLLAYTGTDPLGWVVSTKEWTDSSKAIAPTGKIYQSVKGEITKIDGNKLTIKKADGKEETVTVKDPTPYKVGDTYEKKGLSGFASLVLTYIFMAVVFTIGAALMRANLVKFNIGFFFVFWLSYLCWFIGHYAYFAATDAKKAGIPWSLKLTGEGGFIFALLLGLIVGNFFRPFAKFIGEALKPEFYIKTAIGLMGALLGLKSAQAFGLASAVLFRGLCAIVEAYLIYWALVYFIARKWFKFSKEWAAPLASGISICGVSAAIATGGAIKARPVVPIMVSSLVVIFAVVELIILPFFAQAFLWKEPMVAGAWMGLAVKTDGAAFASGAVVDALVRAKAETAAGIKYEPGWMLMAASTTKLFIDIFISIWAFILAYIWCAKIECKPGERVSATEIWRRFPKFVMAYAVTFIVILLISAPHAPKIQPVEAQINKIKKEITATEKQLTTVTDPAQQATLTAKIDEKKNKIKELEASIKDSKKVISDTNVATAGTNALRVLFFLITFFTIGVMSDFRKLWEEGIGRLALVYLICLFGFILWIGLVISYIFFHGVKPPIITG; encoded by the coding sequence ATGGCAGAGCAAAAAAAAGGTGTTAGCGAAGATTGGTTGGCGTTTTGGTTAGCGATCGTTATATTTCTCATTTCTCTCTTGGCTTATACAGGCACTGACCCGCTTGGCTGGGTTGTAAGCACAAAGGAATGGACTGACTCAAGTAAAGCAATAGCTCCAACTGGAAAGATTTATCAATCTGTTAAAGGAGAAATTACAAAGATTGATGGCAACAAACTCACAATTAAAAAGGCTGATGGTAAAGAGGAAACTGTCACAGTTAAAGACCCTACACCTTATAAAGTAGGTGATACTTATGAAAAGAAAGGACTTTCAGGGTTTGCTTCTTTAGTGTTAACCTACATCTTTATGGCGGTTGTTTTCACAATTGGTGCTGCTTTGATGCGAGCAAATTTAGTGAAGTTCAATATCGGTTTCTTCTTTGTTTTCTGGCTTAGCTATCTGTGTTGGTTTATAGGTCACTATGCCTATTTTGCAGCAACAGATGCCAAGAAAGCAGGAATTCCATGGTCTCTGAAACTAACAGGAGAAGGTGGTTTTATATTTGCTCTCCTACTTGGACTTATTGTCGGAAACTTCTTTAGACCCTTTGCTAAATTCATAGGTGAAGCCCTTAAACCAGAGTTTTACATTAAAACAGCAATTGGTTTAATGGGAGCTCTTCTTGGATTAAAATCAGCACAGGCATTCGGACTTGCCTCAGCGGTTTTATTCAGAGGTCTTTGCGCTATAGTGGAGGCATATCTTATTTACTGGGCACTTGTCTATTTCATAGCAAGAAAATGGTTTAAGTTTAGTAAAGAATGGGCAGCTCCGCTTGCATCAGGAATTTCAATTTGCGGTGTTTCTGCTGCAATAGCAACAGGTGGAGCAATTAAGGCAAGGCCTGTAGTTCCAATTATGGTTTCCTCTCTTGTTGTTATATTTGCTGTTGTTGAGCTCATAATTCTCCCATTCTTTGCACAGGCATTCCTCTGGAAAGAACCAATGGTTGCTGGTGCATGGATGGGACTTGCTGTTAAAACAGATGGTGCAGCTTTTGCATCAGGTGCGGTTGTTGATGCACTTGTGAGGGCAAAGGCTGAGACAGCAGCTGGAATTAAGTACGAACCAGGATGGATGCTCATGGCAGCATCAACAACAAAGCTCTTCATAGATATCTTTATCAGTATATGGGCATTTATTCTTGCCTACATCTGGTGTGCAAAGATTGAGTGCAAACCTGGTGAAAGAGTAAGTGCTACAGAAATATGGAGAAGATTTCCAAAATTTGTAATGGCATATGCTGTTACTTTCATAGTAATACTGCTTATCTCTGCTCCTCATGCACCAAAGATTCAACCTGTAGAAGCTCAGATCAATAAAATAAAGAAAGAAATTACAGCAACAGAGAAACAGCTTACCACAGTAACAGACCCTGCTCAGCAGGCAACGCTAACAGCAAAGATAGATGAAAAGAAAAATAAAATTAAAGAACTTGAAGCTTCAATCAAGGATTCTAAAAAAGTTATTTCAGATACAAATGTTGCAACAGCAGGAACAAATGCTCTGAGAGTGCTTTTCTTCTTAATAACATTCTTCACAATCGGTGTAATGTCTGACTTCAGAAAACTTTGGGAAGAGGGAATTGGCAGACTTGCTCTTGTTTATCTGATATGTCTATTCGGATTCATACTCTGGATTGGTTTGGTAATTTCTTACATATTCTTCCACGGAGTAAAACCTCCGATAATAACAGGATAA